One segment of Schistocerca cancellata isolate TAMUIC-IGC-003103 chromosome 2, iqSchCanc2.1, whole genome shotgun sequence DNA contains the following:
- the LOC126162613 gene encoding cuticle protein 21-like isoform X2, with protein MVACKLIVLVAFVAVARAGYLGAPAVYAPGAPIAARAYAAPVAYAAPALRAAPLAVAPAVRAAPVAYAAPAAVAAAEYDPHPQYSYAYSVSDAVTGDSKNQQESRDGDVVQGSYSLVEPDGSVRVVDYTADPVNGFNAVVHKEAGAHPAPVVAKVAAPVAYAAPAFAKVAAPLAYAAPAYGKAILG; from the exons ATGGTCGCCTGCAAG CTGATCGTCCTCGTCGCCTTCGTGGCTGTGGCCCGCGCCGGCTACTTGGGTGCCCCTGCAGTCTACGCCCCCGGCGCCCCCATCGCTGCCCGCGCCTACGCCGCCCCTGTGGCGTACGCCGCCCCCGCTCTACGTGCCGCTCCCCTGGCCGTCGCCCCCGCCGTGAGGGCCGCCCCCGTCGCCTATGCCGCCCCTGCCGCCGTGGCCGCCGCTGAATACGACCCCCACCCGCAGTACAGCTACGCCTACAGCGTGTCTGACGCCGTCACCGGTGACTCAAAGAACCAGCAGGAGAGCCGTGACGGAGACGTCGTCCAGGGCAGCTACAGCCTGGTCGAGCCCGACGGTTCCGTCCGCGTCGTAGACTACACCGCCGACCCCGTCAACGGCTTCAACGCCGTGGTGCACAAGGAGGCCGGTGCCCACCCCGCCCCCGTCGTCGCTAAGGTGGCCGCTCCcgtcgcctacgccgcccccgctttCGCCAAGGTGGCCGCCCCCctcgcctacgccgcccccgcctacgGCAAGGCCATCCTGGGTTAA